The sequence GTCAGGGtgactttggacccagacgctgccgacgtgagccaaccctgcagtctgctttcgttgccactagttcgtctgcatcagcttggtgtgttccaggCGTTAAGTAGAACACAGAAGTAGTTTTGCAAGTACAAAccagattccaaaaaagttgggacactgtacaaattgtgaataaaaaagtaatgcaatcatttacaaatcttatgtttattcacaatagaatatagataaaatatcaaatgttgaaagtgagacattttgaaatatcatgccaaatattggctcatttcggatttcatgagagctacacattccaaaaaagttgggacaggtagcaataagaggccggaaaagttaaatgtacatataaggaacagctgaaggaccaatttgcaacttattaggtcaattggcaacatgattgggtataaaaagagcctctcagagtggcagtgtctctcagaagtcaagatgggcagaggatcaccaattccccccaatgctgtggtgaaaaatagtggagcaatatcagaaaggagtttctcagagaaaaattgcaaagagtttgaagttatcatcatctacagtacataatatcatccaaagattcagagaatctggaacaatctctttgcgtaagggtcaaggccggaaaaccatactggatgcctgtgatcttcgggcccttagacggcactgcattaCATACAgaaatgctactgtaatggaaatcacaacatgggctcaggaatacttccagaaaacattgtcggtgaacacaatccactgtgccattcACCGTTatcggctaaaactctataggtcaaaaaagaagccatatctaaacatgatccagaagcgcaggcgttttctctgggccaaggctcatttaaaatggactgtggcaaagtggaaaactgttctgtggtcagaccaatcaaaatttgaagttctttttggaaaacggagacgccatgtcatccggactaaagaggacaaggacaacccaagttgttatcagtgctcagttcagaagcctgcatctctgatggtatggggttgcatgagtgcgtgtggcatgggcagcttacacatttggaaaggcaccatcaatgctgaaaggtatatccaagttctagaacaacatatgctcccatccagacgtcgtctctttcagggaagaccttgcattttccaacatgacaatgccagaccacatactgcatcaattacaacatcatggctgcgtagaagaaggatccgggaaaatttaaaattaacttatttttcccttaaaatgatatattttctcAGCTTAAacatgtcatctatgttgtattctgaataaaatattgaaatttgaaacttccacatcattgcattctgtttttattcacaataaaacttTTGTGTCtaaacttttttggaatcgggtttgtagtcCATTGCTCTCGTTCCTGTTATGTGTCCTTAATCTGGCAACCAGCTTGAGCGTCGAGGCTGAGGAGGAGGGGGCGGAAGAAACAACCCTCtcctaatttttttatttggactgcagtacccagttcaaccactagctgtcaatattacatattgcacctttaatgaaggAGTTTAACAAGATGCCAATCAATGTACTTGCCACGGACTGCATTTCCCATCGTCCTCCTTGGCACCTGAACACCTGTAACTCATCTAGCCCTCATCACCAGCGCTATATAGAGCACACACACTCCCTCAGTCATCAGTAGCATCCAAAAGCTTAAAATCACTGCCTTCGGAGGATGCATTCCAAGGCATCAAGGCATCAAGGCATCAAGGCATCAAGGCATcaaggcatcaaggcatgtccgaatccaatgttagctttacttcctgtctcctgagatagCTTTATCAAATCGATTTTTGAAGagagcatagatgtatcctttgctggctttgatatcccacaatcctatTTGTTCCATTCTGAGACAGTTGagcttaaaaataaagatggcgtctgaAAGTTTTGGTTGATGGTCAGTTTTTTGACCAACGTTCTCCACTTCTGATGTCATTTCTAttttgtagtaattaaatattcatttaGTTCTCACCAATGCTCACTCTAATTTGCTGTAGATCACTAAACcgtacactgcctcagaagtctgtccaaaatcaaaatcaatACAAGTTTATCTCATCTGCTAACAATCTCAAATATCATCACTTACCTGTTTGTGCACTGTGTTCCTGCCATATCTGTAAATAAACCTACCTGTTTCAATTTTATCCTAAGTTCTGGTCATTGCATCCAAGCCTGAGTGTGACAGTACTTTGGTTATTGTTTGACCCAGCCAAATATCTCTGGAAGAAACAATCAGAAGTTTTGtgtctttataaaaaaaaacaaatatatgatATAGGAATCAGTCAGTCAGAAATCAGAGCAAGTTAGCAAAGGCAAAGACAATACATAGATATAGAGCACTGCAATGATgacgtatttttgtaggccaacctggaagttagcatcaccctggttccctcAACAAAAAACCAATAGGATTTTCCactggcttttggattattgcagaaaataagctctgcaACTGAAAAAAGTTTTTGATTCTTACGCATTTTATTCATCATGATAATCTTTAAGCTTACATATAATCCTCAGAAGTAAAAAAGCTAAACGTATAGTTTCGTAACGAACTACACTACTAAGCTTCCGACAActctcaaaaaacaaaacaaaacgcaTTTTCTCTGAAAGTTTGAGTTAGAATAGTTTGCAAGAGTGTGATATAGACACAATGAGGCTTTAAAAGCAAAGTAGTGTATAGATGAGTTTACCTGTTCAGCATTTAGCCATATGTTAGCAACCACCTTCTTCAAGACCAgattactgatgtattttatatcgTACAATAAAACATGAAACTATTTTGAGCTTGTATTCACCACAGACCTTGTTTCAGGTATTTAACCAAAAACCAATAACAAAACCCCTTTGACTTCAGGATAATGAAACCGAAGTGCTAAAACTCATTTCcaggttttggcctacaaaaagcAGTAAGATTTCGActaatagagtacctcagagatgacgtgattttgtaggcaaaacctggAAGTGAGTTAGAATTTTAGaacttccggttccatcgcccTAAAGTCTATGAGTTTTTTAtaaatgggtttttgctaaatcgcctgaaataaggtctgtacggtggcccagtagcgcacaacacaacgaaattaaaaaagcaaacataagttcacaacacaacgaaatcgagccacattgcaatggaataaagccacaacaaaacgaaatagagccacaacacaacggaattgagccacaacacaatggaatcaaGCCGACGGAAATGCTCCcaaccactagggggctctcagagctgggtaaagttagttttttTTGCCAATGTTCTATAGAGTCGGCAGTAACATCAATACCACAATTAGTTTTAACAGTATGTAAAcattgtatatcgacatgaaatattaattaaaaatcaccATGCGCCATCCTTCATCATGCGCCGTATcacgtcaaatcattcacaagtataaatatgaagctattgtgcacgtagttgatttttaattaatatttcatgtcaatatACAATGAttacatacttaaaactaatcatggtGTTGATATCTTTCTAAGACTGTCGACTTtatagaacagtggcaaggaatactaatattaacgagctctgagagccccctattggtcgggagcatttacgttgtggctcgatttcgttgtgttgtggcttgtttccgttttgttgtggctttatatcgttgtgttgtggctttatttcattttgttgtggctttattttgttgtgttgtgaacttatgtttgcttttttaattttgttgtgttgtgcgctactgggccaccgtaggTCTGTGgtaagcctctaaatattttcacgttttgctctatgacataaaacacaccagttataacccgcttgtgattttttaaacttttattgtgtcttaaaaacggcggttgctaacaagttgctaaaagggactacttcctttggcggcagctttagacgtcatcatgacaaacaggacacttggacagcatttctcacgaaacagtggataagtattcatacacagcacagatcataatcagcgagcatgtttttaaataaagttgtttagacaaaacatgtaagtgtcataaccctttgttaaacacttattttttgcgattttccaaaagtctgtGGGAAAAATGCttaggctttcgatcgagggaacccgtacGCCGCGGGTcatctgaggtactctattgaATTTTAGTGTAGGTGTGGCTTTTGCTCATCATCTGTGGTAGCTGGTTAGGGCAAAAACTTGTTACTCAGCTGGTCAGatagtgtttgtgtgtttcagtAACTTTGGTTATTTAGTTTCAGTCATCACTAGTAAATTACTTCCCAGGATACTTCATTTtgacaaatattttaataaaggcCTTACGATATTTCTTGTCTATCCCTCCTCGGTGTCCTTCTTCTAACATGATAAAATGATTTCAGTTCAtcaatcaatatttcatgtttgTTTCAATAATTGTACAGTTAGTCAGATAATACAACATCCTGATGATTCTGTCTAGGTTTATATTGTGATAATGATCACTTaacaatatgtgtgtgtataagaTCTCACCCTTAGAAGCTGATGTTTGCATTGTTGGTGCATATGAGAAGTCCTACAACAAACGATGATGGTGGAGGAGCTCCATTATGGAGTGAAAACAGAAGCAGGTCTTAATGAGACCTCTGTCTAAGGGCACAGCTGTCATATTCAGAGCCTCTCTCCTCCTTGCTCTCTGACCCATCGTTTGCAGAAACACTGGTAATGAGATTGATCTGGATCGCATAAAACAGGGAAGAAGGGCGTAAGCAGGTGTCATCGCAACTGAGAAAAGCTCACCCCTGCTGATTCAATTCCTTCTAGTGTCTTAAGAAAGGACACACATTTGCACATGCCACAGAATTCTGTCACCGGGGCACAGGAGAAATCTCAGGAAAAATTACATGaggatatttatatttaaatggtGCTTTCACCATAAATCATGCTTACaccaatttatatatatatatatatatatatatatatatatatatatatatatatatatgtatgtatgtgtatatttgtgtatatatatatgcatatgtatttatatatgtatgtgtgtgtgtgtgtgtgtgtgtgtgtgtgtgtatatatatatatatatatatatatatatatatatatatatatatatatatatatatatatatatatatatatatatatatatatatatatatatatatatatatatatatatatatatatatatatatatatagatatatatatatatatatatatatatatatatatatatatatgtgtgtgtgtgtgtatatatatatatatatatatatatatatatatatatatatatatatatatatatatatatatatatatatatatatatatatatatatatatatatatgtgtgtgtgtgtgtgtgtgtatatatatatatatatatatatatatatatatatatatatatatatatatatatatatatatatatatatatatatatatatatatatatatatatatatatatatatatatatatatatatatatatatatatatatatatatatatatatatatatatatatatatatatatatatatatatatatatatatatatatatatataatatgtatatatatatatatatatatatatatatctgtgtgtgtgtgtgtgtgtgtatatatatatatattgaaataaaCTTAAGCATTATTTATGCTGTTCCAcacatagacagtaaaagaaaggTTCCACATGGTTACAAATTTTATactacaaaaatgcaaaataatccTAATCCTTTTTGACCTTATAGGGCGGAGATTTTAAGGCACAGGCTATGACCTTAAAGGGAAGACGCATATTTATGAATCGCATCCAAATTAGGAAAAAGTGGGCGGGAATAAATTGCGCTCTGACCAATTAAATACCGTGTCCTCAGCCAGCGTGGGCGGAACAGACGCCTTGTGAGGTTCCCGTAGGCGTGGCCTGACGCAATGGAGGCGGGGCTTTAGCCGGAAGTGTGTGTGGACTGGGTCTCCTTGTCATTTGGCTTCAGTAGATTGTGCCGTGGAGAGGAAAAGGACAGCAGCGGCAGCGCAGCGAAGGGAGCAGCAGTGcgctggtgaaaaaaaaaaaatatatacagagaAACGAAAATCTAACAATGAAAAGGACGCATGAACGCATTATAGTTCACCAGTAACTAAActagtatttttatatttaagtcAATGACGTAGAATCGTCTACGCAAGTGATTTAAAGGTTAGCAGCTGGCTAAAGCGAGACAGGGCTGTGTCATTGAGAAGGCAGGACACGTCAAGACGAGGAAGGGAGAAAACAAATAGACACTCTTGACGGATTAAAGATCCCCAGTTCATAATATCAGATCAGATAGTTTGCGTTGTGATATCTGGAACGAGTGTCTGTCCTCTCAGTCATCGCTCGGATCAGCCGCTAAGgtgaaaaatgaatttatttattgatttttgtcAACGTATTTATGATCAATCCCtaatattacatgtttattgtGGTTTTATACGTGTTAAATCGTGCAGTGTTGCGAGTATTGTAGCTCGAGAGCCGAAGACGTCATCATTTTTCAGCTCGAGCGTTCGTTCGTTAAAAAGGGAAGGTATTTCTGAGGACCTTTTTTCCTTGGATGGTGTTTAGATATTAATAACAGCAGATGTGTTTTATCGTGTAAGCTACCTGACTGTATTATTTCTGCGTCAGAAAAACACGGTCGAGACGGCCTTTCGGTTGATATGAAGCCTTTTAGCAGTTCCTGTTGAATAAGCCGGTAGCCTGTTAGCTGTTAGCTGAAGAGACGTCACGAATCTATAATTAGAGCCCGAGAGACCTTTATAACTTGTGTTATAGCCAATAAGGCATACATAATCAACATCGTCAGAGAATTAATGATATGACACGttcattaaatatatctctCCTGTCAGTATTTGTGACGTCTGGTGGCAGATTGCCACATAGTCTCTCACCAAAGGGTGTCCTCAGTGTTTCCACACTCTTAAAATAAAGAagctttaacatccatggaaggTTTCCTTctcacaaaaggttctttatattGGGAAAATGTTCTTTAGGTTATGTAAATTGTAATTCACACTAAAATAAATGGGATCCAAAattggttcttctatggcatcgctgtgaAAACCCCCTTTTGGAGCCTTAGTGTGTCATGTGTTATATTGTGCGACTGTGTCATGTAGTATTTTAACTGTGGATGTGTGTTCTCTTTTAGGGCATAGGAAGCAAGAACAACTGTGTTGGAGCCAGGTTGAACTGGAGAACATAAATGGGGGATTACGGGTTTGGAGTCTTAGTGCAGAACAACACTGGCAACAAGTCTGCTTTCCCAGTACGAATCCACCCTCACCTGCAACCCCCACACCACCACCAAAATGCGACCGCCAGCCCTGCCACTTTTATAAACAGCACCCCTACTGGGAATGGCAGCAACAGCGGTTCGACCTGGCTGTTCCCGACGGCCGGCGCTCACAGCAACATGCAAGATGAAATCCTGGGCTCCGATAAGCCCAAAGTCCAGCAGCAGGAGCTGCAGGAGACCCaagagaagcagcagcagcagcagctctcGCCCGGACACCAGGAGAGCGGCATCATCTCTGAGCTGGAAAAGGCTCGCGCTGAAGAGAATAAAGTGGAGAGCGGGTCATCCGAGGGGACCAACGGCAAGGAGAAGCTGCGTTTGGAGTCCCCCGTACTGACGCCCTTTGACTATCAGGAGCCCTCGGGACTGGGCACGGCTGCCCAATCCAGCACCTCCTCCTCCCTGACCAGCTTCAACAACTGGTCAGCTGCTATCCCTGCCACCCCTTCCACCATCATCAACGAGGACATCAGCTTCTTCAACCCGGCTGCCTCAGCCAACAATGGCCCTCTGCTGTTCCAGAATTTCTCCCACCATGTCAGCCCGGGCTTCGGGGGCAACTTCTCCCCTCAGATTGGTCCCATCTCCCAGCACCACCCACCTCACCCCCACTTCCAGCACCCTCACAGCCAGCACCAGCAGCATCGTCGTTCTCCGGCTAGTCCCCATCCGCCGCCGTTCCCCCACCGCAGCGCCCCCTTCGGCCAGCTGCCGCATCTCTCCAACAACCTGAGCAAGCCTCCCTCACCATGGGGCAGCTACCAGAGCCCCTCACCCTCTCCTTCTTCCACTTCCTGGAGCCCAGGTGGGGGTTATGGCGGTTGGGGTGGCTCCCAGGGCCGCGAGTACCGCAGAGGCCTGAATGGCGGTATGACGCCAATCAACTCCATCTCCCCGCTGAAGAAGACCTTCCCCAACAACCACATGCCCCAGCAGAAGTACTCCCGCGCCAGTCCCGGCTTCAACCCTAAGTCCTGGATGGATGACAGCAGGAGCGAGAACATCTTCCCTTTTCAGGTGTGTGTGCTTTATTGACATGATGATTTGCCTCAAAAATAGGTAACAATAACCAGTTATTAATTGATAAATTAGCAAGGCAGGTTGacaccaaggacgataactatGGTGATAATTCATTGCTGCCAAGATGGGcttttaataaaatatggttttgtaaatgcagtagaaaggcatttaaaaaaaaaaaaaaagaagaagatgcTACTTGACTagagaaaatgagaaaaagGGCTTTGGCGTTCCCTTTGCCAAAAAGGTAGGGAAACTTCAGCACCCATAATGAACTGGACTCGATCCGTCTGTCCGAGAGCAGGGATATAAAAATGTGCAAGTGCAATCTGTAGTTTTTGTGAAAGCCTCAGAGATGTCAAAAGACTACCATTTCTGACAAATAAACTAGAATATCTTGGTTCAGGTAACACTGTTCATTTACTACTGATGCTGCAACAATACAAAGCTGATTGTAAATCAGTGTAGCTCTAATTCTTAAAGGGagagttcaccccaaaataaaacatttactcattctcatgttgttccaaacctgtacgagtttctttcttttgttgaactcaaaagaagatattttaaataatgtttgtaaCCAGACATTTGACGGGACcatttgacttccatagtattttctttTACCTAATATGAAAGTCAATGCCTGGTCAaatgtctggttaccaacattttgtgttcagcagaagaaagaaactcgtacaggtttggaaaaacttAAGAGTAAGTaataacaattttaatttttggatgaactatccctttaaggtgtgGTCATATTAGTGAAATTTCAGCAGGCGAAAATAGGTCCGTTGTCAATAGCAGAGATGTATGAAGCACTGCTCACAGCCAATAGCCAAAACCAAATAGCTGTCGATAGCTTGGTCAAAGCGGTGAATTTGCGTGACCAGCTTGAACGTGCAAAATCTTTTGCCCTCACGCAAAAATTTTCCTCGGAATTGACTGTATTTTGCCTGTAACATTTTGTGAAGCAACGGtaaatgtgaccgcaccttaaTCCACACCACAAAtataaggccgtgtgtccaccaaagcattttttctAGCAGCTATCAtacttttccaattgttttcaatgggagtgTCGCAATTTTTAAACTCCAGGAGcgtaacgaggcgctgagcgtcCTTTTCACGCCCAAGCACTGAGCGTTCTGCGTTTTTAACCAGTTGCCttgagttgaagaatgttcaacatTGAGTAAAatgctgcgctcatcactgttactttttagccagccgtccaatcggAGTGGAGGAGGGGTGGGGCAATACAACACCGACCAGCTGTAACAAAATTCTTGCTGTACAACGACATCAACCAGAGAACGAAACAAAATGGATGACAAATTAATATTACTGGTCTTCGGACATACATAGCAAGTACTCTACattgttttgacatttttggTCTGAAACAATTTATCTGCAAAATCAGTTACAAGTGCAACAGATATTCcatatcatagcaacaaagcgtctcaacaaAAAAAAGGCATCTAGctttttcagctggctaaaacgctttggtggacacggCCTAACGATAACAACAAAGAGGAATGATATTGTTCAAATCACTTTTagatagggctgcacgatatatcgtatgcgattgtcacgcgcatttcgtcagtaaagccggttccctgattactgctaaatcaccatcacctgctttcaaatggagcggcatttaatagacagagccgtagatcactgacaagctacgcaacattgcgttcatatcgcagatgaatcgccttcgataatgaacgcgatattgcgtagcttgtcagtgaactacggctctgtctattaaatgccgctccatttgaaagcaggtgatggcgatttagagGTAATCAGGGAATCGGTGCGTGGCAATCGCAtgcgatacatcgcccagccctactttcagaatgttttttttttcgttcctgctgatgaacaataaaaacattgacagctgATCATAATCCACACAactttaaaaagctttaaactttaaaaaacaaaattgcaTACGCACTTAAAATAAACAAGTTATCATCCGTTGGTGTGGAccctaatatagttattgttcttggtttGAACTGGCCTTAACTGtgccaaaatatataaatttagtttaaagaatattaattatattgtgAGAATAAGAGTTCTTTTTCTAATTTGAAGAAAATATACATCTCAGCAATTTCATGTAAATCTTTGTTTATAACAACTTAATTACAGATATATAATGCATATAACTTGTTCATATCAAGCACCCCCCACTCTCTATATAAAAGGTGTTGTATGTCTCTGTGCTCTCCCATTGGTAGTCGTCGCAACATGTCACGACTGCTCATTTGCATATAAGCTCATCTCATCTTTCTCACATTGCCAACAGTCTCTGTTGCTCTTGTCGCCGGAAATCGGCAGTttacattgaaaatgaatgatgcCTGGTtgctttaaagctgcagttgcTGTCAGTGTGAACTCCATAACATGAAGATCGTTTTGTGCATTTGCACAGCTCTAATTTGCCTGTTTCTGCTCTCTCATGGCACATTGTGACAAATTCTCCTTGAGTTGGGCCCAAAGCAACATGTGCCAGAGGCTTGGATGACTAACTTT comes from Chanodichthys erythropterus isolate Z2021 chromosome 22, ASM2448905v1, whole genome shotgun sequence and encodes:
- the cpeb4b gene encoding cytoplasmic polyadenylation element-binding protein 4b isoform X1, whose translation is MGDYGFGVLVQNNTGNKSAFPVRIHPHLQPPHHHQNATASPATFINSTPTGNGSNSGSTWLFPTAGAHSNMQDEILGSDKPKVQQQELQETQEKQQQQQLSPGHQESGIISELEKARAEENKVESGSSEGTNGKEKLRLESPVLTPFDYQEPSGLGTAAQSSTSSSLTSFNNWSAAIPATPSTIINEDISFFNPAASANNGPLLFQNFSHHVSPGFGGNFSPQIGPISQHHPPHPHFQHPHSQHQQHRRSPASPHPPPFPHRSAPFGQLPHLSNNLSKPPSPWGSYQSPSPSPSSTSWSPGGGYGGWGGSQGREYRRGLNGGMTPINSISPLKKTFPNNHMPQQKYSRASPGFNPKSWMDDSRSENIFPFQDRPRSFDGFNMHSLENSLIDIMRAEQDTLKGRLGFTHPGGDSPLPINARNYGRRRGHSSLFPMEDGFPDEERADQSLPGLGSPHCFPHQNGERVERYSRKVFVGGLPPDIDEDEITASFRRFGHLFVDWPHKAESKSYFPPKGYAFLLFQDESSVQALIDACIEEDGKLYLCVSSPTIKDKPVQIRPWNLNDSDFVMDGSQPLDPRKTIFVGGVPRPLRAVELAMIMDRLYGGVCYAGIDTDPELKYPKGAGRVAFSNQQSYIAAISARFVQLQHGEIDKRVEVKPYVLDDQLCDECQGTRCGGKFAPFFCANVTCLQYYCEYCWAAIHSRAGREFHKPLVKEGGDRPRHISFRWN
- the cpeb4b gene encoding cytoplasmic polyadenylation element-binding protein 4b isoform X2, with protein sequence MGDYGFGVLVQNNTGNKSAFPVRIHPHLQPPHHHQNATASPATFINSTPTGNGSNSGSTWLFPTAGAHSNMQDEILGSDKPKVQQQELQETQEKQQQQQLSPGHQESGIISELEKARAEENKVESGSSEGTNGKEKLRLESPVLTPFDYQEPSGLGTAAQSSTSSSLTSFNNWSAAIPATPSTIINEDISFFNPAASANNGPLLFQNFSHHVSPGFGGNFSPQIGPISQHHPPHPHFQHPHSQHQQHRRSPASPHPPPFPHRSAPFGQLPHLSNNLSKPPSPWGSYQSPSPSPSSTSWSPGGGYGGWGGSQGREYRRGLNGGMTPINSISPLKKTFPNNHMPQQKYSRASPGFNPKSWMDDSRSENIFPFQDRPRSFDGFNMHSLENSLIDIMRAEQDTLKGRLGFTHPGGDSPLPINGHSSLFPMEDGFPDEERADQSLPGLGSPHCFPHQNGERVERYSRKVFVGGLPPDIDEDEITASFRRFGHLFVDWPHKAESKSYFPPKGYAFLLFQDESSVQALIDACIEEDGKLYLCVSSPTIKDKPVQIRPWNLNDSDFVMDGSQPLDPRKTIFVGGVPRPLRAVELAMIMDRLYGGVCYAGIDTDPELKYPKGAGRVAFSNQQSYIAAISARFVQLQHGEIDKRVEVKPYVLDDQLCDECQGTRCGGKFAPFFCANVTCLQYYCEYCWAAIHSRAGREFHKPLVKEGGDRPRHISFRWN